Within Topomyia yanbarensis strain Yona2022 chromosome 2, ASM3024719v1, whole genome shotgun sequence, the genomic segment ACTGGAGTCCGACAAACAAACGGCATCCGAGCACAACCACGCCGGCCGCGATGGGCACCTGGAACAGACTCCGGCGGAGGACCGACAATGGCCGACAGCTACCGTGCGCAAGGTAGAGAAACGACACCACGGCAAAAAGATTCACATCTTCCTTGGGAAACCGGGGAAGAGTAAGAAATCTAGCAAAAAGCCAAACACGGATAGCGACGGGGCTGAAACGCAAACTCGAAAAACTCCCGAACTGACCACCCGCTCGGATAAGGCTGAAGATCTGGCAGCTTCTTCAACTTCCGATGCGCCGGATGTCGCCGTTGGCGAAAGTCAGCACTACGAAATCCCGGAGCACAACATCGTGAAAGAGAAGATCAAGATTAAgcatcaccatcatcatcaccatcacaACCACGTGAAAACGGTAGTGAAGAAGGAGCCATATCCAGTAGAGAAGGTGGTACAGGTGCCGATTGAGAAAATTGTTCACGTGCCCAAACCGTATCCGGTGGAAAAAATCGTGGAAAAAGTTGTGCATGTTCCGGTAGAAAAAATTATCCACGTGCCTAAGCCGTACCCGGTAGAAAAAATTGTCGAGAAGATCGTCCATGTGCCCAAACCCTATCCAGTTGAGAAGATCGTTGAAAAACCAGTTCACATTGCTAAGCCTTACCCAGTAGAGGTCAAGGTTCCCTATCCTGTGGAGAAAATTGTCCACGTTGACAAACCCTACCCAGTAGAGAAGATCGTAGAGAAAATAGTTCACGTTCCCAAGCCCTACCCGGTGTATAAGCACGTTCATGTACCCTATGAGGTGAAGGTACCGTACGAAGTTCCAAAACCGGTGCCCTATCCTGTTGAGAAGAAGGTTCCCTATCCAGTGGAAGTAAAGGTACCCTATGAAGTTGAAAGAAAAGTCCCTGTCCCAGTTAAAGTTGAGGTAGAGAAAAAGGTACCTGTACCTGTGAAGGTTTATGTACCGATAGAGAAAAAGATTCCATATCCAGTACCTGTTAAGTCTTCTTCATACCAATTCCAGTTCGAAAAAGACGCGGGATACTCCAACACAAGGCTACATCCATTCGAATCACAGCAACATGAAGTGAAACACTATGGCGATGAATACTACAACGGCGAGGAAGGATATAGGAGAACCACCAAGACAACCTACAAAAAGACTAAGCCGAAGAAAACCAAAAAGACAACCGAGGACTACAGGCAGCAACAGTCGGGTCAACAGCAATCGGCACCAGTGACTGAGGAAACCCAAGACAATCAATCTGGTTCTTATGGTTCCAGCACAAGCTCAGAAAACCACCAATTACAACAAAATGGGGCTCATTATTCACACACAACGATCTACAATCATCCGCATTCGTCTGCCCATGCTAGTGCACAACAACAGCAAGAACAACAAcatcagcagcaacaacaagCACAGCAGCatcatcaacaacaacaacaagacCAACAACATTACAACAGTCAAGAAAGTACCAACTACTTCACCCAACAGCTAATGCAATACCACCAACAACCCAAATACGGGCCCTCGATGTTCCCGCAGCAAAACGACTATCAGACACAATCCGCAAGCAATGAGAACCAATACAGCCATAGTGATCACTACGGCTCCAGTACTACCCAGCAGGAAGTGATTGTAACGCCACCGTCAGCGGCTTCCGCCCAATTCAGTTACGATATATCCCAGCAGGCGATGCCGCAAGCTTTTGCCCTAACCGCACCGTCCAACCCGGGATCGATGTTGCAGCTTGAGTCCCAGCCCCAATCGTTCCATCTCGTCCAGCTTTCGCCATTCCAGTACCAAACCCCGACGGGATTTTCcctgccaaatgcaagataagcCAACTACGTCCCCCAAAAAGGAGTAGATAGCCTTTGAACAAGACTGTGAACCAACCTAATTCCTTCGCACCGTTAAGGCCGGTGGATTCGCTCCACGGTCGGCAAACTATTTATGGGGGTTAGCCTCCGGttctgagaaaaaaaaatacctaaACAAACTATTTTTGTAAAATAGTAATTTTATTCAATTGTTTTCTAGTGCCCTAGCGTTTAAGTCTTGCACGAGGTCAGCTGAACACCGGAATTGCACACTGTCAACGTGTACGTCGAGTAATGTTGCCCGCGGACAGGCCTTGTatagttttgttttttaaatgtATTGATAGAACCAAGAAAACCAAAGCTCATTATCAATGTAAGCGTGATATTAAGGTAGTTTTCTTTTCCGGGAGAGTTTTCTGCGTTTGTGGTTATGATACCGAAGCGGCAGCAAATAGCCCAGACTAACAGTGCAGCCTTGAGAAGAAAAAAACTAACACAATTAGCTAaactttttgtaaatattatacTTCCTTCTATTGAAGAAACTGATTGCGGTAAGGCAGATTGATGCTAGTAGTTGGAAATACATACGAATGTCGAAAATATAAGGACTATTGTATCATTCCATCCGAAAGATCCATTGATTCCTAGTTTCTACCTTTctcagaaaaaatgaaaattccaactaaatattaaaactgTCCAAAAGTTTACTGTCATACGTGTATATACACAGGAAtcgggaatcagaatatattggctcaaataacACGTtgcccgtatgtagtcgggcatttgtgccttgccgtgtcttcTTGCCATTGCCCGGAtcggaaagaatgaagaaagagaagggaggaagtagaattagaagggtgggaaaaatagcAGCACAGAAACAAACAGCatgtaagttaaactcacaagtagttcaaatcgcctgcgagagagcctaaagctctttaccgcaTTGAATTAGAAACATTAGTACGTCTTTGAGTTTCAGTCGG encodes:
- the LOC131678893 gene encoding zinc finger protein 512B-like, with protein sequence MKFTILAATLAAVCTAALALESDKQTASEHNHAGRDGHLEQTPAEDRQWPTATVRKVEKRHHGKKIHIFLGKPGKSKKSSKKPNTDSDGAETQTRKTPELTTRSDKAEDLAASSTSDAPDVAVGESQHYEIPEHNIVKEKIKIKHHHHHHHHNHVKTVVKKEPYPVEKVVQVPIEKIVHVPKPYPVEKIVEKVVHVPVEKIIHVPKPYPVEKIVEKIVHVPKPYPVEKIVEKPVHIAKPYPVEVKVPYPVEKIVHVDKPYPVEKIVEKIVHVPKPYPVYKHVHVPYEVKVPYEVPKPVPYPVEKKVPYPVEVKVPYEVERKVPVPVKVEVEKKVPVPVKVYVPIEKKIPYPVPVKSSSYQFQFEKDAGYSNTRLHPFESQQHEVKHYGDEYYNGEEGYRRTTKTTYKKTKPKKTKKTTEDYRQQQSGQQQSAPVTEETQDNQSGSYGSSTSSENHQLQQNGAHYSHTTIYNHPHSSAHASAQQQQEQQHQQQQQAQQHHQQQQQDQQHYNSQESTNYFTQQLMQYHQQPKYGPSMFPQQNDYQTQSASNENQYSHSDHYGSSTTQQEVIVTPPSAASAQFSYDISQQAMPQAFALTAPSNPGSMLQLESQPQSFHLVQLSPFQYQTPTGFSLPNAR